The stretch of DNA tcgcgacggtccaTCGCCCCGCCCGGGGCTTCCCGACCGGTCCCCTTGCCCATGTTCACCGCGGTTGACTTTTGCCGGAGCGCGCCTGGACCCGACTCGAATTCCCCGGGCCCGGGACCCCCCCCGCGtttgagcgccgcgtcgaagacCCCGCCCGGGGCGTCCTTCCCCGACGCCTTCCCGATGTTCACCGCGGACCGAACCGGTTTCGTTCGCTCCTCGTGGTACTCGCCCGGACCCGGGGCGTCCTCCGGCCaaaccgcggcgccgccgggagcgTCGTGCCCGGTGGCCGGGATCTTCACCCCGGGGGCCCGGACGGATTTCCCCCCGCTCCGCCCCCCCCgtccgctcgcggcgtccccgtccggCCAGTGCTCACCGGGCCccgggacgtcgcgtccggcgcgctcgaacacgccccccggcgcgtcctTCCCGGTGCCCCTCGCGATGTTCACCCCCGTCGACCTCCCCGGCCGAatggcgccgggcgggggttCAAATTCCCCGGGCCCCGgacccccgcgtcccgccgcgtcgaagacacccccgggcgcgtcctTACCCGCCCCTCTCCCGATGTTCACCCCCGTCTTGGCCACCCGCGGGGCGTCCCGGTGGTACTCCCCGGGACCCGGCCGGCGCTCCGCGGAGGCTCGCGACCGCTCTCGCCTATCCGCGATGATCGTCGCGCCCCTTCGCCAGTCgggcgcgcgcacgacgtcgccggcgtacTCCCCCGGGCCGGGGGCGCCTTCGCCCGAACCCCGCCGGTCTGCGGCGTCgttccgccgctcgccgatgcggtgggcgggcgcgcgtTTGTCCATCTTTTTCATGGAGGGTTCCGTGTCGTAGTCGGACGGGCCCGGAACGTCCGCTTTTTTCTCCAGAACCTTCTCCCGCTCCCACGGTTTCCTGTCGCGAATCTTCGGCCCGGGTACGGGCGCCTTGCGACCGGTCTCGCGCTCGATGGATTCGCGCGTCCTGTGGTAGTGTCCCGGCCCGGGGCGAGAGTCGAGGGATCTTCGAGCGCGTTCGTCTCGACGCTCGCCGATGGTGACCCCCTTCGACCAAGCCGGGTCcgtgacgccgtcgccctccgtcgGGTGGTACTCCCCCGGACCGGGTGCGCCGATCTGCGACCTTCGAACCGGGTAATTCGACTCCCTCCTGACGCCGATGGTGTaccccgggggcgcgccgacaAAAGACGTcgactcgccgtcgtcgcgcacgggAAACTGGAACACCTCCGGAGCGTACTCACCCGGCCCCGGCGTGTCCGACCGGTCCGTGTGCTGGAAAACGCTCCCGGACTCGTACCTCTCGTGGATGGACATTCGTAACccaccctcgacgtcgtcggtggtGAAACCCCCGTAGTACGCCGGACCTGGTGAATCGACGCCGGGTCGAAACTCGGTTGATTTGGTCCGCTCGTAAATCGTGAAGCCGCCCGGTCCCTCCGGCGGAacgacgtccccgtccgcgtGGTACTCCCCGGGCCCCGGACGTTCCGAGAACCCCGTAGGGCCCACCTTGGTGCGCTCGTCCGGTACGTCGATCTTTCGCCCGAGGGTAAACGAGGGAGCGGACTCGCGGGTCTCGTCTTTTGCTTTGGGCGCGTTGGGATACGCTCCGGGCCCCggcttctccgccgcgctttCCAGGTCCCCGTACGCGCCGTCCTTGGAACCGCGCACTCCGATGGTGAAGCTCGGACCGGACGGCGGCCTGttgccgccgtccccgtcgtacTCGCCCGGTCCGATGTCGCGagtcggtggcggcgcgtgAGTCGGGTCCTTGGTCTTGCCGGCCATCGTGAACGCCGGGGCTGAGGGCAGGGGCTTGGAGTTGgacccgcggacgtcgtagcgcccgacgccgggcACCTCCGCGTGCTCCTCGCCCCATCCCTTCCCGGCCCACGCGTCCCTTCCGAGCACCGAGAAGCCCCTGTTGCGATCGCCCCactgggcgccgacgggcaTGGGGGCTCCGTACTcacccggcgcgggggtgtccCGTTTCGCATCCTTCTCCTCGATGCGGGAACCCAGCGTGTACGCCCTGCCCCCCGGAGACAGGGGCGTGTGGTACCGTCCCGGGCCGGGCAGCGAGGCCTTCTCGTTCaggtccacgccgacgacgacgccgtcgtttGGCCTCCCGAATATCGTGTAACTAGGCCCAGCCTCTGCGGACTTTCGCACCTCGTAATCTCCCGGCCCCggcatcttcgccgcgtcctttTTCCCGTCCagggccccgccgcgctcgagcttgGTACCCAGGGAGAACGCCGGACCCGGTCGGAGCGCCTCCGGGTcgtccagctgtgcgtcGCGGTGGTACGCCCCCGGCCcgggctccgtcgcggatttggccgggtcggggcggcgccacccAAACGTGAAcccgccctcggcgctcTTCCTCGTCCGCCCGTCTCCCCCGtcgttctcgccgccgccgttttCCTTTTCCTTTTTCCTGTCGAGGTAATCGCCGGGACCCGGGGTTGGGCCGTCCTTGGAGGAAGGGATGAACGACGGGGTCTTGGGCGCGTTCCCAAAGgaaaagccgccgccgctccttCGAACCTCTGTTCCATCCGCGTACGTTCCGGGAGCCGGGGCGTCCCTCCCCGGTCCAGCCTCGTGccacgccgcgcccacccTCTCCCCAAAGCTGAACCCCTTCTCGATGCGCCttcgctccgcggcgacggccaggATCTCGTCGATGTGGTACGCCCCGGggcccggcgcgccggcgaaaTCCTTGGCGGCGACTTTGCCGATGTCGTCCTTACCCCCTCCAAAGGTaaacgcgggggcgcgggatTTACCCGCGATCTTGTCCAACACCCGGGCCgtgtcgtcgcccccggcgtaCTCTCCCGGTCCGGGGGCGTCGGGATCCAGCTCGGGGAAGGCTCCCGCGTtccaccccgcgcccgatcGTCTCGTCCGATCCGGCGGGGCGCCGAACGTCACCGCGGGGACGTGGCCGCGGACCTGATCGCActccggcgcgggtccctcGTGGTACGCCGCGGGGCCCGGGGAGTCCTTGCCGGGGCCCCAGAGGCTCGGCCCGCCCCGATTCGGGCGGACGCCGAAGCTAAACCCGGGCTTGGGTCtcgggacgacgtcgacgtcggcggcggtttgTTGGTCatcggggggcgggggttgGTCCGGGTCGTGCCTTTGGCGCTTGACCGGGGAGGGTTTCTTGGGCGGGCGGCCGCCGAAGGCGACCCTGGGCGGGGCGAGCCGAGCCttggccctcgcgcgcgcggcgatgaccacggcggcggcgtcgttcctccctctctcgtcctcctcgcggagaTTGGCCGACGCGGGGCGTTTCGTCGTGGTCGTtcgggtcgtcctcgacgagacCGGCGGGGGGCGTCTCGGGGCCGGGCCGCGGGCCGTctccgcggtcctcgcggggTTCCTTCCCCTCGCGgccttcgtcgcggcggcgctcgcggggacgtcgtccACGTGCGGCGGAATCACCGACGGATCCTCGTTCTCATCCTCGGCGGGTTCCCAGTCGTCGAGGACCGGGATCTTCGTCACGACTCGGGGAGCGACCCTCCTGGCGGGCCTATCCCGGTCGTCCCCGGTGAtcggggacggcgcgtccgtccccgtcgtgcGGGTGAAGGTATCCTTTGGCCCGTGCTTGGCGGGGGCGGTCACGCCGTAGCCGCCAACCttgcgacgcgcggaccgcgaccgcgtcaCGGCACCTCCGCCCATTGGAGcgtccgaggctgacgcatcggcggggggcgccaaCGACGAGCCGAAGAACGTCGGCGGCTGGCTGTTGAGCACGAGCGGCTTGCCGAACGTGAAGGGATCCCCGAACGGGGAGGCCCCTCGGCCGCGAGGCGGGGGCATGgtcacccgcgtcgcgtgtTCTGTCGGGGCAGATGTCGTGACCTCTCGGGCGACGGTTACGGGAAACGGGGGGAACGATAGTGCGTTTATTTTCGCTCAGAGGCTTCTGACTGTTTGCACGTGGAATGGGGTCGATTTCGACTAAAGGCAATCAGACGAACGATCACACATAGGTAGTAGTTTCACAGTCAGTCCCTGAGGGAAACAATTCGGGGAAATCTTCGGCCAATCACGTGCCGTATCGCGATCCGGATCCTTCCAACCGCCGATTGCGAAAGATGAGCACCTCCGCcccggcatcgtcgccagTCTCGGTGTGCAACGCCGGATCACGCagcgtcgcacgcgtcgcgtcgtcacGAACATCACAGCAAAGCGAGTCAACTCGTCGCAACACCTCGAAACAGGCGAACATGTCCGCCTtcaccgtctccgccgtcgctcccgccCTCGGGGTTAGGGCATCGGTCggccccgcccgtcgcggc from Micromonas commoda chromosome 3, complete sequence encodes:
- a CDS encoding predicted protein, with translation MPPPRGRGASPFGDPFTFGKPLVLNSQPPTFFGSSLAPPADASASDAPMGGGAVTRSRSARRKVGGYGVTAPAKHGPKDTFTRTTGTDAPSPITGDDRDRPARRVAPRVVTKIPVLDDWEPAEDENEDPSVIPPHVDDVPASAAATKAARGRNPARTAETARGPAPRRPPPVSSRTTRTTTTKRPASANLREEDERGRNDAAAVVIAARARAKARLAPPRVAFGGRPPKKPSPVKRQRHDPDQPPPPDDQQTAADVDVVPRPKPGFSFGVRPNRGGPSLWGPGKDSPGPAAYHEGPAPECDQVRGHVPAVTFGAPPDRTRRSGAGWNAGAFPELDPDAPGPGEYAGGDDTARVLDKIAGKSRAPAFTFGGGKDDIGKVAAKDFAGAPGPGAYHIDEILAVAAERRRIEKGFSFGERVGAAWHEAGPGRDAPAPGTYADGTEVRRSGGGFSFGNAPKTPSFIPSSKDGPTPGPGDYLDRKKEKENGGGENDGGDGRTRKSAEGGFTFGWRRPDPAKSATEPGPGAYHRDAQLDDPEALRPGPAFSLGTKLERGGALDGKKDAAKMPGPGDYEVRKSAEAGPSYTIFGRPNDGVVVGVDLNEKASLPGPGRYHTPLSPGGRAYTLGSRIEEKDAKRDTPAPGEYGAPMPVGAQWGDRNRGFSVLGRDAWAGKGWGEEHAEVPGVGRYDVRGSNSKPLPSAPAFTMAGKTKDPTHAPPPTRDIGPGEYDGDGGNRPPSGPSFTIGVRGSKDGAYGDLESAAEKPGPGAYPNAPKAKDETRESAPSFTLGRKIDVPDERTKVGPTGFSERPGPGEYHADGDVVPPEGPGGFTIYERTKSTEFRPGVDSPGPAYYGGFTTDDVEGGLRMSIHERYESGSVFQHTDRSDTPGPGEYAPEVFQFPVRDDGESTSFVGAPPGYTIGVRRESNYPVRRSQIGAPGPGEYHPTEGDGVTDPAWSKGVTIGERRDERARRSLDSRPGPGHYHRTRESIERETGRKAPVPGPKIRDRKPWEREKVLEKKADVPGPSDYDTEPSMKKMDKRAPAHRIGERRNDAADRRGSGEGAPGPGEYAGDVVRAPDWRRGATIIADRRERSRASAERRPGPGEYHRDAPRVAKTGVNIGRGAGKDAPGGVFDAAGRGGPGPGEFEPPPGAIRPGRSTGVNIARGTGKDAPGGVFERAGRDVPGPGEHWPDGDAASGRGGRSGGKSVRAPGVKIPATGHDAPGGAAVWPEDAPGPGEYHEERTKPVRSAVNIGKASGKDAPGGVFDAALKRGGGPGPGEFESGPGALRQKSTAVNMGKGTGREAPGGAMDRRDGPGPGEFWPDEDPAAPTRGHTQRGIPFGKPPKPPRPGAKKSSAPGPGEYAGSVVGAPDARVGPTIPRGKRRGLVSKDARDTPAPGDFEPDHHPKTVAGLVREALKRPGSMREPTVPRGGKKAGSERTPGPGEYYSGRGEIRVDRGVKMPTREAWERDRDRVKGSGLGPKYHPNHEKVSKPLSVKQPMARADDYADSFRSTRGGSRR